The following proteins are co-located in the Diaphorobacter sp. HDW4B genome:
- a CDS encoding long-chain-fatty-acid--CoA ligase, whose amino-acid sequence MYLTQALHRAIQQKPNHMASRFAGRQRTFVEFGDRVARLAGALQKLGMQEGDRVAILALNSDCYLEYLMAVPWGGGVLNPCNTRWSAAEILYALNDSGSKFLIVDDTFTEMAKTLRKDATTLREVIYCGNGDTPEGMLGYETLLAQTQPIADVLRRDEDLAGIFYTGGTTGFPKGVMLSHTNLVSSGLGVLSHGLGRENGAYLHVAPMFHLADVGVAMPNWLHCNTHSMLASFVPEAVLDTIERDRITHVLLVPTMIQMLVDHPTMQKQRDLSSLETIIYGASPISEAVLERAMKALPGVGFVQAYGMTELAPIATTLKAEFHLPAARERGLLRSAGRATAGTEVKIVDSEGNEVPRGTIGEVIMRGPNVMLGYWNKPDQTAQAIRNGWMHTGDGGRMDEEGFIFIVDRMKDMIITGGENVYSTEVENAIAKHPDVAACAVIGIPSEQWGEAVHAAVVAKPGSALTAEALIAHCKTLIAGYKCPRSVEIREALPLSGAGKVLKTELRKPFWSERDRKIG is encoded by the coding sequence ATGTATCTGACACAGGCGCTGCACCGAGCCATTCAGCAAAAGCCGAATCATATGGCCTCCCGATTCGCCGGTCGACAAAGAACCTTTGTCGAATTCGGGGATCGCGTGGCGCGCCTCGCAGGCGCATTGCAAAAGCTCGGCATGCAAGAAGGCGACCGCGTCGCCATTCTGGCACTGAACTCCGACTGCTATCTGGAATACCTGATGGCTGTGCCCTGGGGCGGCGGCGTGCTCAACCCCTGCAACACGCGCTGGTCGGCGGCGGAAATTCTGTACGCGCTGAACGATTCCGGCTCCAAATTCCTGATCGTGGACGACACCTTCACCGAGATGGCCAAGACGCTGCGCAAGGACGCCACCACGCTGCGCGAAGTGATCTACTGCGGCAATGGCGACACCCCCGAAGGCATGCTCGGCTACGAAACCCTGCTCGCACAGACCCAACCGATTGCCGATGTGCTGCGCCGTGACGAAGACTTGGCCGGCATCTTCTACACCGGCGGCACCACGGGCTTTCCCAAGGGCGTGATGCTCAGCCACACCAATCTGGTGAGCTCGGGCCTGGGCGTGCTCTCGCACGGTCTTGGCCGCGAGAACGGCGCTTACCTGCACGTCGCGCCCATGTTCCATCTGGCCGACGTGGGCGTGGCCATGCCGAACTGGTTGCACTGCAACACGCACAGCATGCTGGCGAGCTTTGTGCCCGAGGCCGTGCTCGACACCATCGAGCGTGATCGCATCACCCATGTGCTGCTGGTGCCGACGATGATCCAGATGCTGGTCGATCACCCGACCATGCAAAAGCAGCGCGACCTCAGTTCCCTCGAAACCATCATCTACGGCGCATCGCCGATCTCCGAAGCCGTGCTCGAACGCGCCATGAAGGCACTGCCCGGCGTCGGTTTCGTTCAGGCCTATGGCATGACGGAGCTGGCCCCCATCGCCACCACGCTCAAGGCGGAATTCCATCTGCCCGCCGCTCGCGAGCGCGGACTGCTGCGCTCGGCCGGGCGCGCCACCGCAGGCACGGAAGTGAAGATCGTCGACAGCGAAGGCAACGAAGTGCCGCGCGGCACCATCGGCGAAGTCATCATGCGCGGCCCCAACGTGATGCTGGGCTACTGGAACAAGCCCGACCAGACAGCGCAGGCCATCCGCAACGGCTGGATGCACACCGGCGACGGCGGGCGCATGGACGAAGAAGGCTTCATCTTCATCGTCGACCGCATGAAGGACATGATCATCACCGGCGGCGAAAACGTGTATTCCACCGAAGTGGAGAACGCCATCGCCAAGCACCCCGACGTGGCGGCCTGCGCGGTGATCGGCATTCCGAGCGAGCAATGGGGCGAAGCGGTCCACGCGGCTGTCGTGGCCAAGCCGGGCAGCGCACTCACTGCCGAAGCACTGATCGCACATTGCAAGACCCTGATCGCTGGCTACAAGTGCCCACGCAGCGTAGAGATCCGCGAGGCCTTGCCGCTTTCGGGCGCAGGCAAGGTGCTCAAGACCGAACTGCGCAAGCCCTTCTGGAGCGAGCGCGATCGCAAGATCGGCTGA
- a CDS encoding AraC family transcriptional regulator, with translation MNSSAHEKDPVTVSVVFVRGMVGGLLARGESVDGVLQEVGIDRQLLDESGARVTGAQYTQLFRRLIELHGDESLGYLSRPLKNGSYALTLRSAVGAPNLHEAMKRMARTFGIVQDDLVLEVRRDGAQAGLCLRFANPSLPPAIFFHELMLRVFWRTLAWFVGTGFRTVRFDFAFPTPMHAGHYSGVFPAQCEFDRPVTGFWFDAKWLTHRVSWDDAALRAYLADAESHVILPSRRRGTDSERVRDLLRRTRPQWPDLKDAAVALHMSPPTLQRRLALEGVSYQALKDELRTDIAIAQLNSGKVTLDQLAQELGFTDRTAFQRAFKTWTGSAPGAYRR, from the coding sequence ATGAATTCATCCGCGCACGAAAAAGACCCTGTCACCGTGTCCGTCGTCTTTGTGCGGGGCATGGTGGGCGGGCTGCTCGCGCGTGGCGAATCCGTCGATGGCGTGCTGCAGGAGGTGGGCATCGACCGGCAACTGCTCGACGAGAGCGGCGCGCGTGTGACGGGGGCGCAGTACACGCAGCTTTTTCGGCGACTGATCGAGCTGCATGGCGACGAGAGTCTGGGCTATCTGTCGCGTCCGCTCAAGAACGGCAGCTACGCGCTGACCCTGCGCTCCGCCGTGGGTGCGCCGAATCTGCACGAGGCCATGAAGCGCATGGCCAGAACCTTCGGCATCGTGCAGGACGATCTGGTGCTGGAAGTGCGGCGCGACGGTGCTCAGGCGGGGCTGTGTCTGCGGTTTGCGAACCCTTCACTGCCGCCCGCCATATTCTTTCACGAGCTGATGCTGCGGGTGTTCTGGCGCACGCTGGCGTGGTTCGTCGGCACGGGTTTTCGCACGGTGCGGTTCGACTTTGCGTTTCCAACACCGATGCACGCGGGCCACTACAGCGGGGTGTTCCCGGCGCAGTGCGAGTTCGATCGTCCCGTCACCGGGTTCTGGTTCGACGCCAAGTGGCTGACCCATCGCGTGAGCTGGGATGACGCCGCATTGCGCGCCTACCTGGCGGATGCCGAGTCCCATGTCATCCTGCCCAGCCGCCGCCGAGGAACCGACAGCGAGCGCGTGCGCGACCTGCTGCGCCGCACGCGGCCGCAATGGCCGGATCTCAAGGATGCCGCCGTCGCATTGCACATGTCGCCGCCCACGCTGCAGCGACGGCTCGCGCTGGAAGGCGTTTCGTATCAGGCGCTCAAGGACGAGCTGCGCACGGACATCGCCATCGCGCAACTGAACAGCGGCAAGGTGACGCTCGATCAGCTCGCGCAGGAGCTGGGCTTCACCGATCGCACCGCGTTTCAGCGCGCCTTCAAGACATGGACCGGCAGTGCGCCGGGGGCTTACCGCAGGTAG
- a CDS encoding cupin domain-containing protein has translation MLSISRTALAALTLLAATASVSGIAHAEVYPKESLIKANKQDAGGGKGTLMGEYAFTRDMPKKDEAIKEISWLTLKPGDSIGYHKHINNEDTYIIISGTGIFKDKDGKEVPVKAGDVTIVRKGESHGLTATGTEPLVFVDVIAEQ, from the coding sequence ATGTTGTCCATCTCCAGAACCGCCCTCGCCGCCCTGACCCTGCTCGCCGCCACCGCATCCGTTTCAGGCATCGCGCACGCCGAGGTCTACCCCAAGGAAAGCCTCATCAAGGCCAACAAGCAGGACGCTGGCGGAGGCAAAGGCACGCTGATGGGCGAATACGCCTTCACCCGCGACATGCCCAAGAAGGACGAAGCCATCAAGGAAATCAGCTGGCTCACCTTGAAGCCCGGCGACTCCATCGGTTATCACAAGCACATCAACAACGAAGACACCTACATCATCATTTCAGGCACCGGCATCTTCAAGGACAAGGACGGCAAGGAAGTGCCGGTGAAAGCAGGCGACGTGACCATCGTGCGCAAGGGCGAATCGCATGGGCTGACGGCGACAGGGACGGAGCCGTTGGTGTTTGTGGATGTGATTGCGGAGCAGTGA
- the pbpC gene encoding penicillin-binding protein 1C — MSRTARSTRTPLLKGRWRKVGIALAMLAALLTLCVIVLRALPHAPLSERIGSSRAVYARGGELLRLTLAPDEQYRVWVPLKDISPTLVEAVLLYEDRSFFRHPGVNPVALVRSAWSIASGGRRQGGSTLTMQLARRVYGIDSRSYGGKVAQIFAALWLQARYTKREVLEAYLNTAPYGGNIEGVQAASLIYFRKNAVALTLPEALTLAVIPQNPVKRIAERGRNAELQSARQRLLALWKERDHQARMLAPDAEMELDAQSRGHLPFLAPHLTDMLLAQDRSTQEIRSTIDLRMQTTMERVLGQYLRTRSDVGLINASALLLDASTMEVRALIGSADWHNAKIEGQVNGTQARRSPGSTLKPFIYALALDQGLLHPKTVLKDAPTAFGPYQPENFDHRFAGPLSAQEALIRSRNIPAVSVASQLGKPNLYQFLRLAGVQKMQSESHYGLALVLGGGEVTPEELAGLYGTLANGGIAQPIRYTQRAKEKNGDQPSTAEPLRLISEEAAFITLDMLRHTPRPDTAQPARPAVAWKTGTSWGFRDAWTAGVFGRYVLVVWMGNFDGSSNPALIGVDAAAPLFMRMVDALRAQRLDTSEVPRRQPANLRQIEVCAATGGLPDALCPVRTNTWFIAGKSPIQTSQLHRAVWVDDASGKVVCGPQPGARQQVVEQWSSDMRRLFRQSGLPRAAVPDDGCDNNSTSKNNNDADGDNAAPHITAPLRGVRHVMRTSKPEPLVLRAETASSVRTIYWFAGDALIGQSAPGEGITWMPPMAKASERHTLRAVSDQGQSESREITVDIVP; from the coding sequence ATGAGCCGCACAGCGCGCAGCACACGCACTCCATTGCTCAAAGGGCGATGGAGAAAGGTAGGCATCGCCCTGGCGATGCTGGCCGCGCTGCTGACGCTGTGCGTCATCGTTCTCCGCGCCCTGCCGCATGCACCACTCAGCGAGCGCATAGGCTCATCGCGTGCCGTCTACGCACGCGGCGGCGAGCTGCTCCGGCTCACGCTCGCGCCCGATGAGCAATACCGCGTCTGGGTGCCGCTCAAGGACATCTCGCCCACGCTGGTCGAGGCCGTGCTGCTGTATGAAGACCGCAGCTTTTTCCGCCACCCCGGCGTGAATCCGGTGGCGCTGGTGCGCAGCGCCTGGAGCATCGCCAGCGGTGGTCGCAGACAGGGCGGCTCGACGCTCACCATGCAGCTTGCGCGGCGTGTCTACGGCATCGACAGCCGCAGTTATGGCGGCAAGGTTGCGCAGATTTTTGCGGCGCTGTGGCTGCAGGCGCGCTATACCAAGCGCGAGGTGCTGGAGGCCTATCTCAACACTGCGCCCTACGGCGGCAACATCGAAGGTGTGCAGGCCGCCAGCCTCATCTACTTTCGCAAGAACGCGGTCGCGCTGACTTTGCCCGAAGCGCTCACGCTGGCGGTGATTCCGCAGAACCCGGTCAAGCGCATTGCGGAGCGTGGCCGCAATGCCGAGCTGCAATCGGCACGTCAACGCCTGCTGGCTTTGTGGAAGGAACGCGACCATCAGGCACGCATGCTCGCGCCCGATGCCGAGATGGAACTCGATGCGCAATCGCGCGGCCATCTGCCGTTTCTCGCGCCGCATCTGACCGACATGCTGCTCGCGCAGGATCGCAGCACGCAGGAGATCCGCAGCACCATCGACCTGCGCATGCAGACCACGATGGAGCGCGTGCTCGGCCAATACCTGCGCACGCGCAGCGACGTCGGCCTGATCAACGCCAGCGCGCTGCTGCTCGATGCATCCACCATGGAAGTGCGCGCACTCATCGGCTCGGCCGACTGGCACAACGCGAAGATCGAAGGACAGGTCAACGGCACGCAGGCGCGGCGCTCGCCGGGCTCGACGCTCAAGCCCTTCATCTACGCACTCGCGCTCGATCAGGGACTGCTGCATCCCAAGACCGTGCTCAAGGACGCGCCCACCGCTTTCGGCCCGTATCAACCCGAGAATTTCGACCACCGTTTTGCAGGCCCCCTGTCCGCGCAGGAGGCGCTGATCCGCAGCCGCAACATCCCCGCAGTCTCCGTCGCATCCCAGCTCGGCAAGCCCAATCTCTACCAGTTTCTGCGCCTGGCGGGCGTGCAGAAAATGCAGAGCGAATCGCACTACGGACTCGCGCTGGTGCTGGGCGGCGGCGAGGTCACACCCGAAGAACTGGCAGGCCTTTACGGCACGCTGGCCAACGGCGGCATTGCGCAGCCGATTCGCTACACGCAACGCGCCAAGGAAAAAAACGGCGACCAGCCCAGCACCGCAGAGCCGCTTCGGCTGATCAGCGAAGAGGCCGCCTTCATCACGCTCGACATGCTGCGCCACACGCCGCGCCCGGACACCGCACAGCCCGCGCGCCCCGCCGTCGCGTGGAAGACGGGCACGTCATGGGGATTTCGCGATGCGTGGACCGCTGGCGTTTTCGGGCGCTACGTGCTCGTCGTGTGGATGGGCAATTTCGACGGCAGCAGCAACCCCGCGCTCATCGGCGTGGATGCCGCCGCCCCCTTGTTCATGCGCATGGTGGACGCGCTGCGCGCACAGCGCTTGGACACCAGCGAAGTGCCCAGACGCCAACCCGCCAACCTGCGCCAGATCGAAGTCTGCGCCGCCACCGGCGGCCTGCCCGATGCGCTGTGCCCCGTGCGCACCAACACCTGGTTCATCGCGGGCAAGTCGCCCATCCAGACCAGCCAATTGCACCGCGCCGTGTGGGTGGACGATGCGTCGGGCAAGGTCGTCTGCGGCCCGCAACCCGGCGCGCGCCAGCAGGTCGTGGAGCAATGGAGCAGCGACATGCGCCGCCTGTTCCGCCAATCCGGCCTGCCACGCGCCGCCGTGCCCGACGATGGCTGCGACAACAACAGCACCAGCAAGAACAACAACGATGCGGATGGCGACAACGCCGCTCCCCACATCACCGCCCCGCTGCGCGGCGTGCGCCACGTCATGCGCACCAGCAAGCCCGAGCCGCTGGTGCTGCGCGCCGAGACCGCATCCAGCGTGCGCACCATCTACTGGTTTGCGGGCGACGCGCTGATCGGCCAATCCGCCCCCGGCGAAGGCATCACCTGGATGCCCCCCATGGCCAAGGCCAGCGAGCGCCACACGCTGCGCGCGGTAAGCGATCAGGGCCAATCCGAATCGCGGGAAATCACCGTGGACATCGTGCCCTGA